From one Cetobacterium somerae ATCC BAA-474 genomic stretch:
- a CDS encoding Na+/H+ antiporter NhaC family protein → MIHTIFIIIAILYSFKVQSILLIILSLIFLGIFIFSVKKFKTLKNTLDIAITGTKKSYLLVFIFALLGALSASWFISGTIPALIYYGIKIINPNYFYVFSFLITSLFSFLIGSSFGTVGTIGLVMVSLARGVGLDIYIVAGSIISGAYFGDRGSPMSSSANFVSILTETEIYSNVKGMFKASILPYLITLSLYFYLGRNIESKFIENNILTLLNQNFYLDFLVFIPMIYLVIMCLLKKNIRHTILVSIFLSLIIGWFLQNYEDRNFIKVLIYGFKLPIENELYNVIRGGGIFSMGTAMVMALLSCGLVNIVDKLGILKLVSEKIGVVKSEWKIYLYTIVVAILTAAISCSQSTSILLTSQIMKKIYKKNGFTKELLALDIENSSVVLSSLIPWNIAITVPALMLDISAVKIIPYSLYLFILPMIVMILKIKKLSQ, encoded by the coding sequence ATGATACATACCATCTTTATTATAATAGCAATATTATATTCTTTTAAAGTTCAATCAATTTTATTAATTATTTTATCTTTAATCTTTTTAGGGATTTTTATTTTTTCAGTAAAAAAATTTAAAACTCTAAAAAACACCCTAGATATAGCAATAACCGGAACTAAAAAATCTTATTTACTAGTTTTTATATTTGCTCTTTTAGGGGCTCTTTCGGCAAGTTGGTTTATCTCAGGAACAATTCCAGCTTTAATATACTATGGGATAAAAATTATAAATCCCAATTATTTTTATGTATTTTCATTTTTAATAACTTCTTTATTTTCTTTTTTAATAGGAAGTTCTTTTGGAACTGTAGGAACTATAGGATTAGTTATGGTATCTTTGGCTAGGGGGGTTGGTTTAGATATTTATATAGTTGCAGGAAGCATAATATCTGGAGCTTATTTTGGTGATAGAGGATCTCCAATGTCATCTAGTGCTAACTTTGTATCTATTTTGACAGAAACCGAGATATATAGCAATGTTAAAGGTATGTTTAAAGCTTCAATCCTTCCATATTTAATAACATTAAGTTTGTATTTTTATTTAGGTAGGAATATTGAATCAAAATTTATAGAAAATAATATTTTAACTTTGTTGAATCAAAATTTTTATTTAGATTTTTTGGTGTTTATTCCGATGATTTACTTAGTAATAATGTGTCTTTTGAAAAAGAATATTAGGCACACAATATTAGTAAGTATTTTTTTAAGTTTAATTATAGGATGGTTTTTACAAAACTATGAAGATAGAAATTTTATTAAAGTATTAATTTATGGATTTAAGCTTCCAATTGAAAATGAATTATATAATGTAATAAGAGGAGGAGGAATATTTTCAATGGGAACAGCTATGGTTATGGCTTTACTTTCTTGTGGTTTAGTTAATATAGTTGATAAACTAGGAATATTAAAATTGGTATCTGAAAAAATAGGAGTTGTAAAAAGTGAATGGAAAATATATTTATATACAATAGTAGTGGCAATTTTAACAGCTGCTATTAGTTGTAGTCAATCTACTTCTATACTATTGACTTCTCAAATTATGAAAAAGATTTATAAAAAAAATGGATTTACAAAGGAATTATTGGCTTTAGATATAGAAAATAGTAGTGTTGTGTTAAGTTCGTTAATACCATGGAATATAGCAATTACTGTACCAGCTTTGATGTTGGATATTTCTGCAGTAAAAATAATACCTTATTCGCTATATCTATTTATTTTACCAATGATAGTAATGATATTAAAAATAAAAAAACTGAGTCAATGA
- a CDS encoding AEC family transporter, producing the protein MNTTNTIISVLSDKNIIGVMSSSISIMILGFYLGKSNKLKSSFSIPLGEIILTISIPALSFNAFMKDFDKETFVNGINILIWSFLIHLFLMAIGNIFYKNLDLEKQLTLKIMSVFGGITVFGIPIAQALYGDLGVIYSSIFSIPYRVLLYSYGFIKMSSIKMDKKNLKSMFLNPVILATFIGLFIWVFQEYLPQVSISGQKFPILRIDKTAFWIYKPLAFLAGLCSPLAWLAAGLKLSELPIKESLKNSIAWQFSIIKTLLIPFLVLIIILGANFFGILQLSSVSLGVITIMMATPTASVVIAYSLKYNKDPLITSSCSLLSTIFSLITIPILIAFLQIFKF; encoded by the coding sequence ATGAATACAACAAATACTATTATTTCTGTACTATCCGATAAAAATATTATTGGGGTTATGTCATCATCGATTTCTATTATGATTTTAGGTTTCTATCTAGGAAAGAGCAATAAACTAAAAAGCTCTTTCTCTATACCATTAGGAGAAATTATATTAACAATTTCTATTCCAGCTTTGTCTTTTAATGCTTTTATGAAAGATTTTGACAAAGAAACTTTTGTTAATGGGATAAACATATTAATCTGGAGTTTTTTAATTCATCTTTTTTTAATGGCCATTGGTAATATCTTCTACAAAAATTTAGATTTAGAAAAACAATTAACTTTAAAGATTATGTCTGTTTTTGGTGGAATTACTGTTTTTGGAATCCCAATAGCTCAAGCTTTATATGGCGATCTTGGAGTTATATATTCTTCAATTTTTTCCATACCGTACAGAGTTTTACTTTATTCTTATGGTTTTATTAAAATGTCTAGTATTAAAATGGATAAAAAAAATCTTAAATCTATGTTTTTAAATCCAGTTATTTTAGCAACTTTCATAGGTCTTTTCATTTGGGTGTTTCAAGAATATCTTCCCCAAGTAAGCATAAGTGGACAAAAATTTCCTATTTTAAGAATTGATAAAACAGCCTTTTGGATATATAAACCTTTAGCTTTTTTAGCAGGTTTATGTTCACCATTAGCATGGTTAGCTGCTGGATTAAAATTATCTGAATTACCTATTAAAGAATCTTTGAAAAATTCTATAGCTTGGCAATTTTCTATTATAAAAACTCTTTTAATTCCTTTTCTAGTGTTGATTATTATTTTAGGAGCTAACTTCTTTGGTATTCTTCAATTATCTAGTGTTAGTTTAGGAGTTATAACTATTATGATGGCTACTCCAACAGCATCTGTTGTCATTGCTTATTCTTTAAAGTATAATAAAGATCCTTTAATAACATCGAGCTGTTCTCTTTTATCAACTATTTTTAGTTTGATTACAATACCTATTTTAATAGCTTTTTTACAAATTTTTAAATTTTAA
- a CDS encoding MarR family winged helix-turn-helix transcriptional regulator: MKTHEGAIYLISSINKEIDFLFSYLLSNLEITKMESVYLKLIYHNPGISQYEISKETKIERSLVTKYITNLEDKGLIEKRKIDSRKKGLYLLKDGILAINYIDSFLPNIQDKFKDLFS, translated from the coding sequence ATGAAAACACATGAGGGAGCGATTTATTTAATTTCTTCAATTAACAAAGAAATAGATTTTTTATTTAGTTATCTTTTATCAAATCTAGAAATAACAAAAATGGAAAGTGTTTATTTAAAGCTTATCTATCATAATCCTGGAATTAGCCAGTATGAAATCTCTAAAGAAACTAAAATAGAAAGATCTCTTGTTACTAAATACATTACAAATTTAGAGGATAAAGGATTAATTGAAAAAAGAAAAATTGATTCAAGAAAAAAAGGTTTATATCTTTTAAAAGATGGAATTTTAGCCATTAATTATATTGATTCTTTTCTTCCAAATATACAAGATAAATTTAAAGATTTATTTTCAGA
- a CDS encoding FomA family porin-like outer membrane protein, with protein MKKNLIYLSAIFAVTTMAQGKELVNYPKVEIVEVEDVNIIKEETTFRPSGYLRIEYKGYGETEGHGDGLENSFSDTSVDPSIAQDEWNRGANNYSRLQTTFGVQATEKILLEGRIRDYNNLERDDESKDNSAKDGTETRMRLYYAHNNWLTSRIEYYNQENDDQELEYQLRMDLYKNKGAFVEKLVLAPKYYHLFPNSNGGNYVNAIGADLEYAGNLPLGIKWDGTLYLDYYFYNQDIITGSNGNDKEDKELVVEWEFYLRRHFELYTGNNYGINLDFEGGYDPYVFRQYDRYGFDSNKNSYVMKKSKNTYELYGQLAVSADYRVTENFVTTVGVGAEYRNWDNVNQDSASDWRWQPFAYVAMKTTF; from the coding sequence ATGAAAAAAAATCTGATTTATTTAAGTGCAATTTTTGCTGTAACTACAATGGCTCAAGGAAAAGAATTAGTTAATTATCCTAAAGTGGAAATAGTAGAAGTGGAAGATGTAAATATTATAAAGGAAGAAACTACTTTTAGACCAAGTGGTTATTTAAGAATAGAGTATAAAGGTTATGGTGAAACTGAAGGACATGGTGATGGGTTGGAAAATAGCTTTTCAGACACCTCAGTAGACCCAAGTATAGCTCAAGATGAATGGAATAGAGGAGCTAATAACTATTCTAGATTGCAAACAACTTTTGGTGTTCAAGCAACTGAAAAAATTCTTTTAGAAGGAAGAATAAGAGACTATAATAATTTAGAAAGAGATGATGAATCTAAAGATAATAGTGCTAAAGATGGAACGGAAACAAGAATGAGATTATATTATGCTCATAATAATTGGCTAACTTCTAGAATTGAATATTATAATCAAGAAAATGATGATCAAGAGTTAGAATATCAATTAAGAATGGATTTATATAAAAATAAGGGAGCTTTTGTAGAGAAATTAGTTTTAGCTCCTAAGTACTATCACCTATTCCCAAATTCTAATGGTGGAAACTATGTTAATGCTATTGGAGCAGATTTAGAATATGCAGGAAATTTACCATTAGGAATAAAATGGGATGGTACACTTTATTTGGATTATTACTTCTATAACCAAGATATCATAACAGGAAGTAATGGAAATGATAAAGAGGATAAGGAACTTGTAGTAGAATGGGAATTTTATTTACGTAGACATTTTGAATTATATACAGGAAATAATTATGGAATTAATCTAGATTTTGAAGGAGGATATGACCCATATGTATTTAGACAGTATGATAGATATGGATTTGATAGTAATAAAAATTCATATGTAATGAAAAAATCAAAAAATACGTATGAATTATATGGCCAACTAGCTGTATCAGCGGATTATAGAGTAACAGAAAATTTTGTAACTACTGTAGGAGTTGGAGCAGAATATAGAAACTGGGATAATGTAAATCAAGATTCAGCTTCAGATTGGAGATGGCAACCATTTGCTTATGTAGCGATGAAAACAACATTTTAA
- a CDS encoding YdcF family protein: protein MIFKVLFNLIIVISLGIYKYIFPSSFFINILFFVYLFFIIYHFFILNGNKIFKAIIETCFTIGVTLFIISLGTIITDIHNSKNLELKNDYIIILGAGLRGNKPKNVLKYRLDKAIDYYKRYPNTIFIVSGGQGKDEIISESKAMKNYLLSHSIPKNNIIEENKSTTTLENLIFSRKLIPNNIKNIGVISNDFHMYRVKFFANSLNYKINPIYAKTPLKSKVSLFSREALAIIYYSLKNILLIQKEPNKS from the coding sequence ATGATTTTTAAAGTTTTGTTTAATTTAATTATTGTAATAAGTCTAGGAATTTATAAATATATTTTCCCCTCATCTTTTTTTATTAATATCTTATTTTTCGTCTATCTCTTTTTTATTATCTATCATTTTTTTATTCTAAATGGTAATAAAATTTTTAAAGCTATTATTGAAACTTGCTTTACTATCGGAGTTACTCTTTTTATTATTAGCTTAGGAACTATTATCACAGATATACATAATTCAAAAAATTTAGAATTAAAAAATGATTATATCATTATTTTGGGAGCCGGATTACGAGGAAATAAACCTAAAAATGTTTTAAAATATCGATTAGATAAAGCTATTGATTATTACAAAAGATACCCTAATACTATATTTATTGTTTCTGGTGGTCAAGGAAAAGATGAAATTATTAGTGAAAGTAAAGCTATGAAAAATTATCTTCTTTCACATTCTATTCCTAAAAATAATATCATTGAGGAAAATAAATCTACAACAACCTTAGAAAATCTAATTTTTTCTCGTAAACTTATTCCAAATAATATAAAAAATATTGGCGTTATAAGCAATGATTTCCATATGTATAGAGTTAAATTTTTTGCAAATTCATTAAATTATAAAATAAATCCTATATATGCTAAAACTCCTTTAAAAAGCAAAGTCAGTTTATTTAGTCGAGAAGCTCTTGCTATTATATATTATAGTTTAAAAAATATATTATTAATTCAAAAGGAGCCTAACAAAAGTTAA